From a single Pseudomonas sp. A34-9 genomic region:
- a CDS encoding PhnD/SsuA/transferrin family substrate-binding protein has product MTRHHTELLMYVAPEPIRAANERWIARILEQLGHSRLSAEGLSLPELWLSPDLLLTQTCGYPLMTALRGQVRIVGRPRYELPDASAGNHCSLILGRADDSRKTLADFHNSRGVINSEDSNSGMNLLRQRLAPLQQNGQFFASVGISGGHRESLRWLRENLADLAAIDSVTYAYLARHVPEEVCALRVVARSAFSPTLPFITVASASDEQVETLRQVMNQALGELPDVVQTLGLPEVLAASESDYQILLDYQREAEEIGYSRLR; this is encoded by the coding sequence ATGACCCGACACCACACCGAACTCCTGATGTACGTCGCCCCCGAGCCGATCCGCGCCGCCAATGAGCGCTGGATTGCGCGCATTCTTGAGCAACTTGGCCACAGTCGCCTGAGTGCAGAAGGCCTGTCACTGCCCGAACTCTGGCTTTCCCCCGATCTACTGCTCACACAAACTTGCGGCTACCCGTTGATGACCGCCTTGCGCGGCCAGGTGCGGATCGTCGGCCGTCCACGCTACGAACTCCCCGATGCCAGCGCCGGCAACCATTGCAGCCTGATTCTCGGCCGCGCTGATGACTCACGCAAAACGCTGGCGGACTTTCACAACAGTCGTGGGGTGATCAACAGCGAAGACTCCAACAGTGGCATGAACCTGCTGCGTCAGCGTCTGGCGCCGTTGCAGCAAAACGGGCAGTTCTTCGCTTCGGTCGGCATCAGCGGCGGCCATCGCGAGAGCCTGCGTTGGTTGCGCGAAAACCTTGCTGATCTGGCCGCTATCGATAGCGTCACCTACGCCTACCTCGCCCGGCATGTACCTGAAGAAGTCTGCGCCTTGCGGGTGGTCGCGCGCAGCGCGTTCAGTCCGACCCTGCCGTTCATTACGGTCGCCAGTGCTTCGGATGAGCAGGTTGAGACATTGCGCCAGGTGATGAATCAGGCGTTGGGTGAACTCCCTGATGTGGTGCAGACCTTGGGATTGCCTGAGGTGCTTGCGGCCAGCGAGAGCGATTATCAGATCCTGCTCGATTATCAGCGTGAGGCTGAAGAAATCGGCTACAGCCGCTTGCGCTAA
- a CDS encoding PAS domain-containing methyl-accepting chemotaxis protein, with the protein MFNLHHKADLQEIERFSCALTEANAKLAAISRSMAMIEFSPDGIVLDANDNFCKTMGYSADEVRGKHHRVFCEEAFYRSEEYAKLWRDLARGEPISGTFLRLNKAGREVWLEASYMPVYGPDKQVRSVIKVAADITARVHKEHEEESMLAAISRSMAVIEFTPEGNVIAANDNFLKTMQYSLNEIVGHHHSLFCHRAEAESAQYKAFWASLNRGEYHSHRFERKNKSGQMVYLEASYNPLFDAKGRLYKVVKFASDITYQMTTLQNAAESAHSTSVQNDACAQKGSQVVQQTVQIIQDISRDLNEAAASIDAVSKQSDIIGTIVQTIRGIADQTNLLALNAAIEAARAGEHGRGFAVVADEVRSLAARTSQATLEIVEVVRKNHDLSLSAVSSMQSSLSRTGLGVELANEAGEVILEIQQGSRHVVDAISQFNETLQLN; encoded by the coding sequence ATGTTCAACCTACATCACAAGGCTGACCTGCAGGAAATCGAGCGCTTCAGCTGCGCCCTGACCGAGGCCAACGCCAAGTTGGCTGCGATCAGCCGTTCCATGGCAATGATCGAGTTCAGCCCTGACGGCATCGTTCTCGATGCCAACGATAACTTCTGCAAGACCATGGGCTACAGCGCCGATGAAGTGCGCGGCAAACATCATCGGGTGTTTTGTGAAGAGGCCTTTTACCGTAGCGAGGAATACGCGAAGTTGTGGCGCGACCTGGCTCGCGGTGAGCCGATCAGCGGCACGTTTCTGCGCCTGAACAAGGCCGGCAGGGAAGTCTGGCTCGAAGCCAGTTACATGCCGGTGTATGGGCCGGACAAGCAAGTCAGAAGTGTGATCAAAGTGGCTGCCGACATCACCGCTCGGGTGCATAAAGAACATGAAGAAGAAAGCATGTTGGCAGCGATCAGCCGTTCCATGGCGGTGATCGAATTCACCCCGGAAGGCAACGTCATTGCCGCCAACGACAACTTCCTCAAGACCATGCAGTACTCGCTCAACGAAATCGTCGGCCATCATCACAGCCTGTTCTGCCACCGTGCCGAAGCCGAGTCTGCGCAGTACAAGGCCTTCTGGGCCTCGCTCAATCGTGGCGAATATCACTCGCACCGTTTCGAGCGCAAGAACAAGTCGGGGCAAATGGTTTACCTCGAAGCGTCGTACAACCCGCTGTTCGACGCCAAGGGTCGCTTGTACAAAGTGGTCAAGTTCGCCAGTGATATCACCTATCAGATGACCACGTTGCAGAACGCCGCGGAGTCGGCCCACAGCACCTCGGTGCAAAACGACGCCTGTGCGCAAAAGGGCTCGCAGGTCGTGCAGCAAACCGTGCAGATCATTCAGGACATTTCCCGCGACCTCAACGAAGCCGCCGCCAGCATCGATGCGGTGAGCAAACAATCGGACATCATCGGCACCATCGTCCAGACCATTCGCGGGATTGCCGACCAGACCAACCTGCTGGCACTCAATGCTGCGATTGAAGCAGCGCGCGCCGGTGAACACGGGCGGGGGTTTGCAGTGGTGGCGGATGAAGTGCGCAGCCTCGCGGCGCGAACCAGTCAGGCGACTTTGGAGATTGTCGAGGTGGTGCGCAAGAACCACGACCTGTCGCTGAGCGCGGTGTCGAGCATGCAATCAAGCCTGAGCCGTACCGGACTTGGGGTGGAACTGGCGAATGAAGCGGGGGAGGTGATTCTGGAGATTCAGCAGGGCTCCCGGCATGTGGTGGATGCGATCAGCCAGTTCAATGAGACCCTGCAACTGAACTGA
- a CDS encoding ABC transporter substrate-binding protein encodes MRSIKTLLGTSLLALSLSVGAVSATEKTAPIHFGDITWESGSFITEVLRLIVEKGYGYPTDTLPGSTVSLEAALAKNDIQVIGEEWAGRSPAWVKAAAEGKVFGLGDTVKGATEGWWVPEYVIKGDPERGIKALAPELKSVADLPRYKDVFRDPEDPSRGRFLNSPTGWTSEIVNSQKLKAYALNDSFVNFRTGSGAALDAEVASSIKRGKPVLFYYWSPTPLLGRFKLVKLDEPPFDAEAWKTLADANNPNPRGTRSMPASLAIGVSAPFKAQYPELVTFFEKVDLPIDLLNQTLAGMSEKRLQPRLVAEAFLRDQPQVWKPWVPGEVAAKVSAGL; translated from the coding sequence ATGAGATCGATCAAAACCCTGCTCGGCACATCGTTGCTGGCTCTGAGCCTGAGCGTTGGCGCTGTTTCGGCTACGGAGAAAACCGCGCCGATCCACTTCGGCGACATCACCTGGGAGAGCGGCAGTTTCATCACCGAAGTGCTGCGCCTGATCGTTGAGAAAGGCTATGGCTACCCAACCGATACACTGCCGGGCAGCACGGTCAGCCTAGAGGCGGCGCTGGCGAAAAACGATATTCAGGTGATCGGCGAAGAGTGGGCCGGGCGCAGTCCGGCGTGGGTCAAGGCGGCCGCCGAAGGCAAGGTGTTTGGTTTGGGCGACACGGTCAAAGGCGCTACCGAAGGCTGGTGGGTGCCGGAGTATGTGATCAAGGGCGACCCTGAGCGCGGGATCAAAGCGTTGGCGCCGGAGTTGAAATCAGTGGCGGACCTGCCGCGCTACAAAGACGTGTTCCGCGACCCGGAAGACCCGTCGCGCGGGCGTTTCCTCAATAGTCCGACCGGCTGGACCTCGGAGATCGTCAACAGTCAGAAGCTCAAGGCTTATGCGCTAAATGACAGCTTCGTCAACTTCCGCACCGGTTCCGGCGCCGCGCTGGATGCCGAGGTGGCGTCGTCGATCAAACGCGGTAAACCGGTGTTGTTCTACTACTGGTCACCGACGCCGCTGCTTGGCCGATTCAAACTGGTCAAACTGGATGAGCCGCCGTTCGATGCCGAAGCCTGGAAGACCCTGGCCGATGCCAACAACCCGAACCCTAGGGGCACCCGCTCGATGCCGGCGAGCCTGGCCATTGGCGTATCAGCGCCGTTCAAGGCGCAGTATCCGGAGCTGGTGACGTTCTTTGAAAAGGTCGATCTGCCGATTGATCTGTTGAACCAGACATTGGCTGGCATGAGTGAAAAACGTTTGCAGCCGAGGTTGGTGGCAGAGGCGTTTTTGCGTGATCAGCCGCAGGTCTGGAAGCCTTGGGTGCCGGGGGAGGTGGCGGCCAAGGTGAGTGCAGGTTTGTAG
- a CDS encoding gluconokinase → MSHPITALVIMGVAGCGKTCVSEALCQLSGATAIEGDTFHPAANIEKMSAGIPLNDDDRAGWLDSLCDELRRVDALGERPVLTCSALKHSYREVLRSALPGLGFVFLELTPEVAAERVSHRPGHFMPATLIESQFATLESPKGEPLTLALNASIHSVEELASQAHVWWQAHGLKQAV, encoded by the coding sequence ATGAGTCATCCCATCACCGCCCTGGTCATCATGGGCGTTGCCGGTTGCGGCAAGACGTGCGTCAGCGAGGCCCTGTGCCAATTGAGCGGCGCCACTGCCATTGAAGGCGATACTTTCCATCCGGCCGCGAACATCGAAAAGATGAGCGCGGGGATCCCCCTGAACGACGACGACCGTGCCGGCTGGCTCGACAGCCTGTGCGATGAACTGCGTCGCGTCGACGCGCTGGGCGAACGCCCGGTGCTGACCTGCTCGGCCCTTAAACACAGTTATCGCGAAGTGTTGCGCAGCGCCTTGCCGGGCCTGGGTTTCGTGTTTCTTGAATTGACCCCTGAAGTCGCCGCTGAACGTGTCTCCCATCGTCCGGGCCACTTCATGCCGGCCACGTTGATCGAAAGCCAGTTCGCCACCCTCGAATCGCCCAAGGGCGAACCGTTGACGTTGGCGCTGAACGCCTCGATCCACAGCGTTGAAGAACTGGCGTCCCAGGCTCACGTCTGGTGGCAGGCCCACGGTCTGAAACAGGCGGTATGA
- the alaC gene encoding alanine transaminase: protein MAEQGSPRRFTRIDRLPPYVFNITAELKMAARRRGEDIIDLSMGNPDGATPPHIVEKLVQVAQREDTHGYSTSKGIPRLRRAISNWYKDRYAVDIDPESEAIVTIGSKEGLAHLMLATLDQGDTVLVPNPSYPIHIYGAVIAGAQVRSVPLVPGVDFFDELERAIRGSIPKPKMMILGFPSNPTAQCVELDFFERVIALAKQYDVLVIHDLAYADIVYDGWKAPSIMQVPGAKDIAVEFFTLSKSYNMAGWRIGFMVGNPELVNALARIKSYHDYGTFTPLQVAAIAALEGDQQCVRDIAEQYRQRRNVLVKGLHELGWMVENPKASMYVWAKIPEAYAHLGSLEFAKKLLAEAKVCVSPGVGFGEYGDDHVRFALIENQDRIRQAVRGIRGMFRADGLAPKSAG, encoded by the coding sequence ATGGCTGAACAAGGTTCGCCGCGCCGCTTTACGCGCATAGATCGACTCCCCCCTTACGTTTTCAACATCACCGCCGAGCTGAAGATGGCCGCCAGGCGTCGTGGTGAAGACATCATCGACTTGAGCATGGGCAACCCCGACGGCGCCACGCCGCCGCACATTGTCGAAAAACTCGTACAAGTTGCCCAACGCGAAGACACCCACGGTTACTCCACGTCCAAGGGCATCCCGCGCCTGCGTCGGGCGATTTCCAACTGGTACAAGGATCGCTACGCGGTCGACATCGACCCGGAAAGCGAAGCCATTGTCACCATCGGCTCCAAGGAAGGCCTGGCGCATTTGATGCTGGCGACCCTCGATCAGGGCGACACCGTATTGGTGCCAAACCCCAGCTACCCGATTCACATCTACGGTGCGGTGATTGCCGGCGCCCAGGTGCGTTCGGTGCCGCTGGTGCCGGGCGTGGACTTCTTCGATGAGCTGGAACGGGCGATTCGTGGCTCGATTCCGAAGCCGAAAATGATGATCCTCGGTTTCCCGTCGAACCCGACCGCACAGTGCGTGGAACTGGATTTCTTCGAACGGGTGATCGCCCTCGCCAAGCAATACGACGTGCTGGTGATTCACGATCTGGCTTACGCCGACATCGTCTACGACGGCTGGAAAGCCCCGTCGATCATGCAGGTGCCGGGCGCCAAGGACATCGCGGTGGAGTTTTTCACCCTGTCCAAGAGCTACAACATGGCCGGCTGGCGCATCGGTTTCATGGTCGGTAACCCGGAACTGGTCAACGCCCTGGCGCGGATCAAGAGCTACCACGACTACGGCACCTTCACCCCGCTGCAAGTCGCGGCAATTGCCGCACTGGAAGGTGATCAACAATGCGTGCGCGACATCGCCGAGCAGTATCGCCAGCGTCGCAATGTGTTGGTCAAAGGCCTGCATGAACTGGGCTGGATGGTCGAGAACCCGAAGGCGTCGATGTATGTCTGGGCGAAGATTCCCGAGGCGTACGCGCATCTGGGTTCGCTGGAATTCGCCAAGAAACTGCTGGCCGAAGCCAAGGTCTGCGTCTCGCCGGGGGTTGGTTTTGGTGAGTATGGCGATGATCACGTGCGCTTTGCGCTGATCGAAAACCAGGACCGGATTCGACAGGCCGTACGCGGGATTCGCGGGATGTTTCGGGCGGATGGCCTGGCCCCGAAATCCGCCGGTTAA
- a CDS encoding LysR family transcriptional regulator, translating into MNFNSDSIELFLAVIERGSFSAAARALGKVPSAVSMAIGNLEAELGYALFDRSHREPQPTAMALSLVPHARLIAEQLKQLQVHAVELSLGLESKLSIGVVADIDRGRLLAAIKVIAERHPLLDIEVLTAPQDDVLAMLHSGRVSLCLAFAGLSVNVLERFQFVGNERMIATLAADSPLLQGQDVFLEDLVHVRQIIVASRDLPISETRPLVAESYWRTDSLETAMEMVEAGLGWGNFPLSVVQARLDNGRLKRLNFRNIENGLVMPVHAVWLKSQPLQKGALALVDLLGH; encoded by the coding sequence TTGAATTTCAACAGCGACAGCATCGAACTGTTTCTCGCCGTGATCGAACGCGGCTCGTTTTCGGCGGCGGCGCGGGCGTTGGGCAAGGTCCCTTCGGCAGTGAGCATGGCCATCGGCAACCTTGAGGCGGAACTGGGTTATGCGTTGTTCGACCGCAGCCATCGCGAACCGCAACCAACGGCAATGGCGTTGTCGCTGGTTCCGCATGCGCGATTGATCGCCGAGCAGCTCAAGCAATTGCAAGTGCACGCGGTGGAGTTGTCGCTGGGGCTGGAAAGCAAGTTATCGATTGGTGTGGTCGCGGACATCGACCGAGGTCGTTTGCTGGCGGCGATCAAGGTGATCGCCGAGCGTCATCCGCTGCTGGATATCGAAGTGCTGACCGCGCCGCAAGATGACGTGCTGGCGATGCTGCACAGCGGCCGCGTCAGCCTGTGTCTGGCGTTCGCCGGGTTGAGCGTGAATGTGCTGGAGCGCTTTCAGTTTGTCGGCAACGAACGGATGATCGCCACGCTGGCGGCGGACAGTCCGTTGTTGCAGGGGCAGGATGTGTTTCTCGAGGACCTGGTGCATGTGCGGCAGATCATCGTCGCCAGTCGCGATTTGCCGATCAGTGAAACGCGGCCGTTGGTGGCGGAGTCGTATTGGCGCACCGACAGTCTTGAGACGGCGATGGAAATGGTTGAGGCGGGATTGGGTTGGGGCAATTTTCCGCTGTCGGTGGTGCAGGCACGTTTGGACAACGGAAGGCTGAAACGCCTGAATTTTCGCAACATCGAAAACGGTCTGGTGATGCCGGTGCATGCGGTGTGGCTCAAGAGCCAGCCCTTACAAAAGGGCGCGCTGGCCTTGGTCGACCTGCTCGGTCACTAG
- a CDS encoding sigma-70 family RNA polymerase sigma factor, with the protein MSGAEISHRKTVDDLFRAHYRWLCAYLRRHLHDAASSEDIAAETFAQLLEAPALRAIREPRALLTTIAQRLLYQRWRRGDLERHHRQHIDVDYAISPEDLVTLSQTLNRIDHSLQRLPGKVRATFLLARIDGLTYPQIASELGISQRSVSVYMSRSQALCDRHSANQFLENKRSA; encoded by the coding sequence ATGTCCGGCGCCGAAATTTCCCATCGCAAAACCGTGGACGACTTGTTTCGCGCCCACTATCGCTGGCTCTGTGCTTATCTGCGCCGTCATCTGCATGACGCGGCCAGCAGCGAAGACATCGCCGCCGAAACCTTCGCTCAATTGCTCGAAGCCCCAGCGCTGAGAGCCATCCGCGAACCCCGCGCCTTGCTGACGACCATTGCCCAACGCCTGCTTTATCAGCGCTGGCGACGCGGTGATCTGGAGCGTCACCATCGCCAGCACATCGATGTCGATTACGCCATTTCGCCTGAAGACCTCGTAACGCTGTCGCAAACCCTCAACCGCATCGATCACAGCTTGCAGCGCTTGCCCGGCAAAGTCCGCGCGACGTTTCTGCTCGCCCGCATCGACGGCCTCACCTACCCGCAGATCGCCAGTGAACTGGGCATCTCCCAGCGTTCGGTCAGCGTGTACATGAGCCGTTCCCAAGCGCTGTGCGATCGCCACAGCGCCAACCAATTTCTGGAAAACAAGAGGTCTGCATGA
- a CDS encoding PACE efflux transporter, whose product MQGVKRKLVYVSLYEVIGMTFSALGLALLSGTSPGSTGPLAVIITTIAVTWNFIYTSLFEHWESRQISRTRTVKRRIAHAVGFQLTLIVFLIPLIAWWMNISLVQAFLLDLALIIFIPCYTFAFNWLFDRIFGLPASALPDSAAAA is encoded by the coding sequence ATGCAAGGCGTCAAACGCAAACTGGTCTATGTGTCGCTCTATGAAGTGATCGGCATGACTTTCTCCGCCCTCGGCCTGGCGTTGTTGTCCGGCACCTCCCCGGGTAGCACCGGGCCGCTCGCGGTGATCATCACCACCATCGCGGTGACCTGGAACTTCATTTACACCTCGCTGTTCGAGCACTGGGAGAGTCGGCAAATTTCGCGCACTCGCACAGTTAAACGACGTATCGCCCACGCCGTCGGCTTTCAACTGACGCTGATCGTGTTCCTGATTCCGTTGATCGCCTGGTGGATGAACATCAGTCTGGTGCAGGCATTTCTGCTGGATCTGGCGCTGATCATTTTCATCCCGTGCTACACATTCGCGTTCAACTGGTTGTTCGACCGGATCTTCGGTTTGCCAGCCTCGGCGCTACCGGATTCGGCGGCAGCGGCATAA
- a CDS encoding GntP family permease has product MFGMSHDAYLLLDAVVTVIGLIILITKFKIHPFISLTIAAAFLGLTSGMPIGTIIKAFQDGFGGVLGFVGIILALGTMLGKMMAESGGADQIAQTLIRAFGKDKVQWAMMFAAFLVGIPLFFEIGFVLLIPLVFIVARRTGVSIIKIGIPLLAGLSAVHGLVPPHPGPLLAIGVFGADIGKTILYGLIVALPTAIIAGPIFGTFIAKHIPGHPNQELVDQLARENDDSAKLPSFTITLITVLLPVFLMLLKTFADVALPDGHFFRTWMDMIGHPISALLLALLLSLYTFGHKQGIGSQQMLKWLDASLAPTAAIILIIGAGGGFKQMLVTSGVGDVIGHMAVSAQISPILLAWLVAAVIRIATGSATVATITGAGIVVPVVGMIPGVNRELLVLATGAGSLILSHVNDAGFWLVKQYFNMTVAETFKTWTAMETILSVVALGFILLLSLFV; this is encoded by the coding sequence ATGTTTGGCATGTCCCACGACGCCTACCTGCTGCTCGATGCAGTGGTCACGGTAATCGGCCTGATTATCCTGATCACCAAATTCAAGATTCACCCATTTATTTCCCTGACCATCGCTGCGGCGTTCCTTGGTCTGACTTCCGGCATGCCGATCGGCACCATCATCAAGGCGTTCCAGGACGGCTTCGGCGGCGTGCTCGGTTTCGTCGGCATCATCCTCGCGCTGGGCACCATGCTCGGCAAAATGATGGCCGAATCGGGTGGGGCGGATCAGATCGCCCAGACCCTGATCCGCGCATTCGGTAAAGACAAAGTCCAGTGGGCGATGATGTTTGCCGCGTTCCTGGTGGGCATTCCGCTGTTCTTCGAAATCGGCTTCGTATTGCTGATTCCGCTGGTGTTCATCGTCGCGCGCCGCACCGGCGTGTCGATCATCAAGATCGGTATCCCGCTGCTCGCCGGCCTGTCCGCCGTGCACGGTCTGGTGCCACCGCACCCGGGCCCGCTGCTGGCCATCGGCGTGTTCGGCGCTGACATCGGCAAGACCATTCTCTACGGTCTGATCGTTGCGCTGCCGACCGCGATCATTGCCGGTCCGATCTTCGGTACGTTCATCGCCAAGCACATTCCGGGTCACCCGAATCAGGAACTGGTCGATCAACTGGCCCGCGAAAACGATGATTCGGCGAAATTGCCGAGCTTCACCATCACCCTGATCACCGTGCTGCTGCCGGTGTTCCTGATGCTGCTGAAAACCTTCGCTGACGTGGCGCTGCCGGACGGTCATTTCTTCCGCACGTGGATGGACATGATCGGTCACCCGATCTCCGCACTGCTGCTGGCGTTGCTGTTGTCGCTGTACACCTTCGGGCACAAGCAAGGCATCGGTTCGCAACAGATGCTCAAGTGGCTGGATGCGAGCCTGGCGCCAACCGCGGCGATCATCCTGATCATCGGTGCCGGCGGTGGCTTCAAGCAGATGCTGGTCACCAGCGGTGTGGGCGACGTGATTGGCCACATGGCGGTCAGTGCACAGATCTCGCCGATCCTGCTGGCGTGGCTGGTGGCTGCGGTGATTCGTATCGCGACCGGTTCGGCAACGGTCGCGACTATCACTGGCGCGGGCATTGTGGTGCCGGTGGTGGGGATGATTCCGGGCGTCAACCGTGAGCTGCTGGTGCTCGCCACCGGTGCGGGTTCGTTGATTCTGTCGCACGTGAACGACGCCGGTTTCTGGCTGGTGAAGCAGTACTTCAACATGACCGTGGCCGAGACGTTCAAGACCTGGACGGCGATGGAAACCATCCTCTCGGTGGTTGCGTTGGGCTTTATCCTGTTGTTGTCGCTGTTCGTTTAA
- a CDS encoding LacI family DNA-binding transcriptional regulator yields the protein MTTPKNDKNTRTTGRPTLNEVARLAGVSPITASRALRGVSTVATELVEKVQKAASELNYVVNPAARALASAQSHSVVVLVPSLSNLLFIDTLEAIHRVLTPKGFEVLIGNFHYSRDEEENLLRNYMAYQPRGFLLTGFDRTESSRRMIEASNIPCVYMMELDSAAGVNCVGFSQLSAGETAAEHLLSRGRQRLAYIGAQLDQRTLLRGEGFRKALQKAGRYDPDLEVLTPRASSVGLGGELFLQLLAAHPDVDAIFFGNDDLAQGALLEALRNGIKIPEQVAILGFNDLPMSEHMVPRLSSINTPREAIGRRAAEQMLTLMAGNSVARPVEDMGFELKIREST from the coding sequence ATGACCACCCCTAAAAACGATAAAAATACCCGCACCACCGGCCGTCCCACCCTCAATGAAGTTGCCCGCCTGGCCGGTGTCAGCCCGATTACCGCTTCTCGCGCCTTGCGTGGGGTCAGCACCGTCGCCACCGAACTGGTGGAAAAAGTGCAGAAAGCCGCCAGTGAACTCAACTATGTGGTCAACCCTGCCGCCCGCGCCCTGGCCTCGGCGCAGAGCCATTCGGTGGTGGTTTTGGTGCCCTCGTTATCCAACCTCCTGTTCATCGATACGCTGGAAGCCATCCATCGGGTGTTGACGCCCAAAGGCTTCGAAGTGTTGATCGGCAACTTCCACTACTCGCGCGATGAAGAAGAAAACCTGCTGCGCAACTACATGGCCTATCAGCCGCGCGGTTTCTTGTTGACCGGGTTTGACCGCACCGAAAGTTCGCGGCGGATGATCGAGGCCAGCAATATTCCCTGCGTGTACATGATGGAACTGGACAGTGCTGCCGGAGTGAATTGCGTTGGGTTCTCACAGCTCAGTGCTGGCGAGACGGCGGCTGAGCATTTGCTCTCTCGTGGGCGCCAACGTCTGGCTTACATTGGCGCGCAACTCGATCAGCGTACGTTGCTGCGCGGTGAGGGTTTTCGCAAAGCGTTGCAAAAGGCCGGGCGTTATGACCCGGATCTGGAAGTGCTGACGCCACGTGCTTCGTCGGTGGGGCTGGGCGGCGAGTTGTTCCTGCAATTGCTGGCGGCGCATCCGGATGTTGATGCGATCTTCTTTGGTAACGACGACCTGGCGCAGGGTGCGTTGCTGGAAGCATTGCGCAACGGCATCAAGATTCCCGAACAAGTGGCGATTCTCGGCTTCAACGACTTGCCGATGTCCGAGCACATGGTGCCGCGCCTGAGCAGCATCAACACCCCGCGTGAGGCGATTGGCCGGCGGGCGGCAGAGCAGATGCTGACGTTGATGGCCGGCAACAGCGTGGCGCGCCCGGTTGAAGACATGGGCTTTGAACTGAAGATCCGTGAAAGCACTTAA
- a CDS encoding MFS transporter: MTAHTPAAAQSDGIDPVRAAEISARIDRLPAVATIWRLVALLSIGGFFELYDLFQTAYISPGLIRDGIFATGNQGVFGFSDQAAFASATFLGLFLGASLLSPLADRFGRRAIFTFALVWYTVATVLMGIQSSALGIICMRFLVGIGLGIELVTIDAYLSELVPKRMRSSAFAFAFFVQFLSVPAVALMSWWLVPQAPFGISGWRWVVLASAVFALFIWWLRKRLPESPRWLAQHGRFDEANRILDGIEARCEKDHGQPLDAPEAVPVDVEGKGRFADIWQPPYRRRALMLIVFHIFQAIGFFGFGNWLPALLSGQGVSVTHSLMYAFIITLAYPLGPLLFVKFANRFENKWQIVGSALGAMTFGTLFALQTSAFGLIFCGVMITFCNAWLSFSYHSYQSELFPTNIRARAVGFCYSFSRLSTVFSSLLIGLFLDHFGTPGVLAFIVSSMLIVMLTIGWFGPRTRNLALENIAHR; encoded by the coding sequence ATGACTGCTCACACCCCCGCCGCCGCGCAAAGCGACGGTATCGACCCGGTACGCGCCGCCGAGATTTCCGCCCGCATCGACCGTCTCCCCGCCGTCGCGACGATTTGGCGGCTGGTGGCGCTGCTGTCGATCGGTGGTTTTTTCGAACTCTACGACCTGTTCCAGACCGCCTACATCAGCCCCGGCCTGATCCGCGACGGCATCTTCGCCACCGGCAATCAAGGCGTGTTCGGCTTCTCCGATCAGGCGGCGTTTGCCTCGGCGACGTTCCTCGGTCTGTTCCTCGGTGCCAGCCTGCTCAGCCCGTTGGCTGATCGCTTTGGTCGTCGCGCGATCTTCACCTTCGCGCTGGTCTGGTACACGGTGGCGACGGTGCTGATGGGCATTCAGAGTTCGGCGTTGGGGATCATCTGCATGCGCTTTCTGGTGGGTATCGGTCTGGGCATCGAGCTGGTAACCATCGACGCCTACCTCTCGGAACTGGTGCCCAAACGCATGCGCAGCTCGGCGTTTGCCTTCGCGTTTTTCGTGCAGTTCCTGTCGGTACCGGCGGTGGCGTTGATGTCGTGGTGGCTAGTGCCGCAGGCGCCGTTCGGCATCAGTGGCTGGCGCTGGGTGGTATTGGCCAGTGCGGTGTTTGCGCTGTTTATCTGGTGGCTGCGCAAGCGTCTGCCGGAATCGCCGCGCTGGCTGGCTCAGCATGGTCGCTTTGATGAGGCCAACCGGATTCTCGATGGCATCGAAGCACGATGCGAGAAAGATCACGGCCAACCGCTGGACGCCCCCGAAGCCGTTCCGGTCGACGTCGAAGGCAAGGGCCGTTTCGCCGACATCTGGCAGCCGCCCTACCGCCGCCGCGCGTTGATGCTGATCGTTTTCCACATCTTCCAGGCCATCGGTTTCTTCGGTTTTGGCAACTGGTTGCCAGCGCTGCTGTCCGGTCAGGGCGTCAGCGTCACCCACAGTTTGATGTACGCCTTCATCATCACCCTCGCCTACCCGCTCGGGCCGTTGCTGTTCGTCAAGTTCGCCAACCGTTTCGAGAACAAATGGCAGATCGTCGGTTCGGCCCTCGGCGCCATGACCTTCGGCACCTTGTTCGCTCTGCAGACCAGCGCATTCGGCCTGATCTTCTGCGGGGTGATGATCACCTTCTGCAACGCCTGGCTGAGCTTCAGTTATCACTCGTACCAGAGCGAACTGTTCCCGACCAACATCCGCGCCCGCGCCGTCGGCTTCTGCTATTCGTTCAGTCGTTTGTCGACGGTGTTCAGCAGTCTGTTGATCGGCCTGTTTCTCGACCACTTCGGCACGCCCGGGGTGTTGGCGTTTATCGTCAGCAGCATGCTGATCGTGATGTTGACCATCGGCTGGTTCGGCCCGCGCACACGCAATCTGGCCCTGGAGAACATTGCCCATCGCTGA